Proteins encoded in a region of the Zea mays cultivar B73 chromosome 2, Zm-B73-REFERENCE-NAM-5.0, whole genome shotgun sequence genome:
- the LOC109939242 gene encoding putative disease resistance RPP13-like protein 1, whose translation MEAFLSAVLGELTSRSINFIINKCSKPPAMAVEESLQRALLQARAIIEEAVGRRITNQAMIQQLGMLRDTMHRGYYALDAFRYQPRYGEDGNVPAVRRFISLSKVHSVKDPYFSCRTAQFREQLQDALDRLSSMIVDLNELVVFLASYPRLYRQPYNMHILLGNCMFGRQVEAELVTEFLLHTQPHSLQELEVLPIVGPLRVGKSTLVAHVCKDERVREYFSEILWLYDHDFTDDELAFKQGCAMENQISNLNKDKRVLVVVELSGDLYEDAWNRLYLASKQSICSGSKIIVTSRSDKIVRFGTTRALTLKLLSHEAYWYFFKVLTFGSNDPNTHPRLAQLAMEIARKLNCSINGAYVTSYLLRDNFNVHFWCKVLSFLSWCIQKHISKFGVHPSVLFSQNVPVELGRMAAPSEDFMLCDQYHRSSQEEVPEIRIQDVMYGSIKRHGKFDVLVWRSQIPPYYSYVNACVIQERKNTGGKRKRCINDGATVS comes from the coding sequence ATGGAAGCTTTCCTTTCCGCTGTCCTGGGTGAGCTGACGAGTCGATCCATAAATTTCATCATCAACAAGTGCTCGAAGCCACCTGCAATGGCTGTGGAGGAAAGCCTGCAAAGGGCTCTTCTTCAGGCACGGGCCATCATCGAGGAGGCAGTGGGACGTCGCATCACAAACCAAGCCATGATCCAGCAGCTGGGCATGCTGAGGGACACCATGCACCGAGGCTATTACGCACTTGATGCGTTCAGGTACCAGCCTCGCTATGGAGAGGACGGAAACGTTCCAGCTGTTAGGCGCTTTATTTCCCTATCAAAGGTACACTCTGTGAAGGATCCCTATTTCTCCTGCCGAACTGCACAGTTCCGTGAACAACTACAGGATGCGCTAGACAGGCTGAGCTCCATGATTGTTGATCTGAATGAGTTGGTGGTGTTCTTGGCGAGCTACCCTCGTCTGTATCGCCAGCCTTACAACATGCATATCCTACTCGGTAACTGCATGTTTGGTCGCCAAGTGGAAGCAGAACTTGTCACTGAGTTCCTGTTGCACACGCAGCCTCATAGTCTCCAAGAATTGGAGGTCCTGCCGATTGTCGGTCCACTCAGAGTTGGCAAGAGTACCCTCGTCGCTCATGTTTGCAAGGATGAAAGGGTCCGCGAGTATTTCTCAGAAATTTTGTGGCTGTACGACCATGATTTTACAGATGACGAGCTAGCTTTCAAACAAGGATGTGCAATGGAAAATCAAATTTCGAACCTGAACAAAGACAAGAGAGTGCTAGTTGTTGTAGAACTATCTGGAGATCTCTATGAAGATGCTTGGAATAGGTTGTATCTTGCTTCCAAACAGAGCATCTGTAGCGGGAGTAAAATCATAGTCACAAGCCGTTCAGACAAGATTGTAAGGTTTGGGACAACACGGGCTCTAACTCTTAAGCTTTTGTCCCATGAGGCATACTGGTATTTCTTCAAGGTACTTACGTTTGGAAGCAATGATCCCAACACGCACCCAAGGCTTGCCCAACTGGCCATGGAGATAGCCAGAAAGCTAAATTGTTCAATTAATGGTGCATATGTCACCTCTTATTTGTTGAGGGACAATTTTAACGTACACTTTTGGTGTAAGGTTCTGAGCTTTTTGAGCTGGTGCATCCAGAAGCATATCTCCAAATTTGGGGTGCATCCTTCTGTTCTTTTTAGTCAAAATGTACCTGTAGAGCTTGGTAGAATGGCTGCGCCTTCTGAAGATTTCATGCTTTGTGATCAGTATCACCGGTCTTCCCAAGAAGAGGTTCCAGAGATAAGAATCCAAGATGTGATGTATGGAAGCATCAAGAGACATGGAAAATTTGATGTATTAGTATGGAGATCTCAGATACCCCCCTACTACAGCTATGTCAATGCTTGTGTGATTCAAGAGCGAAAAAATACAGGTGGAAAGAGGAAGCGTTGCATCAACGATGGAGCCACAGTCTCTTAA
- the LOC100282671 gene encoding cytosolic chaperonin CCT epsilon chain, whose translation MALAFDEFGRPFIILREQEKKTRLRGLDAQKANIASAKAVARILRTSLGPKGMDKMLQSPDGDVIITNDGATILEQMDVDNQIAKLMVELSRSQDYEIGDGTTGVVVMAGALLEQAEKLLERGIHPIRVAEGYEMASKVAFDHLEHISEKFEFSADNIEPLVQTCMTTLSSKIVNRCKRALAEIAVKAVLAVADLERKDVNLDLIKVEGKVGGKLEDTELVYGIIVDKDMSHPQMPKRIEDAKIAILTCPFEPPKPKTKHKVDIDTVEKFQTLREQEQKYFDEMVQKCKDAGATLVICQWGFDDEANHLLMHRNLPAVRWVGGVELELIAIATGGRIVPRFQELSPEKLGKAGLVREKSFGTTKDRMLYIEKCANSRAVTIFIRGGNKMMIEETKRSLHDALCVARNLIRNNSIVYGGGSAEISCSIAVETAADRHPGVEQYAIRSFADALDAVPLALAENSGLSPIDTLTAVKAQQVKESNPHCGIDCNDVGTTDMKEQNVFETLIGKQQQILLATQVVKMILKIDDVISPSEY comes from the exons ATGGCGCTCGCCTTCGACGAGTTCGGGCGCCCCTTCATTATCCTGCGGGAGCAGGAGAAGAAGACGCGCCTTCGGGGGCTTGACGCGCAGAAGGCCAACATCGCCTCGGCCAAGGCCGTCGCGCGGATCCTCCGCACGTCGCTGGGACCCAAGGGCATGGACAAGATGCTCCAGTCCCCCGACGGCGACGTCATCATCA CAAATGATGGAGCGACCATCCTGGAGCAGATGGATGTTGACAACCAGATAGCAAAGCTGATGGTGGAGCTGTCCCGTAGTCAAGACTATGAAATCGGGGATGGTACCACCGGGGTGGTAGTCATGGCAGGGGCTCTTCTCGAGCAGGCTGAGAAGCTTCTGGAGCGTGGTATTCACCCCATTAGGGTGGCTGAAGGCTATGAGATGGCGTCAAAGGTAGCTTTTGACCACCTAGAACATATATCCGAAAAGTTTGAGTTCAGTGCAGACAACATTGAACCCCTGGTCCAGACCTGCATGACAACTCTATCCTCAAAGAT TGTTAACCGTTGCAAGCGGGCGTTGGCAGAGATTGCTGTCAAAGCAGTACTTGCGGTTGCAGATTTGGAGAGGAAGGATGTTAACTTGGATCTAATTAAAGTAGAAGGCAAGGTTGGTGGGAAGCTGGAGGACACTGAACTTGTATATGGAATTATTGTTGACAAAGATATGAGCCATCCACAAATGCCAAAGAGAATTGAGGATGCTAAGATTGCCATCTTGACATGCCCATTTGAGCCTCCGAAGCCAAAGACAAAGCATAAGGTTGACATTGACACTGTCGAGAAATTCCAGACACTGCGTGAGCAAGAGCAGAAATACTTTGATGAAATGGTTCAGAAGTGCAAG GATGCTGGTGCAACCCTGGTTATTTGCCAGTGGGGTTTTGATGATGAAGCCAATCATTTATTGATGCATAGAAATCTGCCAGCAGTGAGATGGGTTGGTGGTGTTGAATTGGAACTGATTGCCATTGCTACAG GAGGGCGGATTGTTCCGAGATTCCAAGAGTTGAGTCCTGAAAAGCTTGGAAAG GCTGGATTAGTCAGAGAGAAATCATTCGGAACAACAAAGGACCGGATGCTTTACATTGAGAAGTGTGCCAATTCTAGAGCTGTAACCATTTTCATCCGTGGGG GAAACAAAATGATGATTGAGGAGACCAAGCGCAGTCTTCATGATGCTCTTTGCGTAGCAAGGAATCTGATCCGGAATAACTCGATTGTGTACGGTGGCGGCTCAGCCGAGATATCTTGCTCAATTGCTGTTGAAACTGCTGCAGATCGGCACCCGGGAGTTGAGCAG TATGCTATCAGGTCATTCGCTGATGCATTAGATGCTGTTCCACTAGCGTTGGCCGAAAACAGTGGTTTGTCACCAATTGATACCTTAACTGCGGTAAAAGCTCAACAAGTCAAG GAGAGCAACCCCCACTGTGGCATAGACTGCAACGACGTTGGCACCACCGACATGAAAGAACAGAACGTCTTCGAGACCCTGATTGGCAAGCAGCAACAGATCTTGCTTGCCACCCAGGTGGTGAAGATGATCCTGAAGATCGACGATGTCATCTCACCGTCCGAGTACTGA